The Marinobacter sp. MDS2 genome includes a region encoding these proteins:
- the cpdA gene encoding 3',5'-cyclic-AMP phosphodiesterase: MTQSEPNRPLRVLQLTDPHLTAQSDGALLGVNTRDSLAAVIAEVLKVHGQPDLVLATGDISQDASAAAYRYFGEQLKTFDCPSLWIAGNHDDTPLMNSIAAEFQADQRQRVQGGWHFVMLDSSVHGKVFGELSDEELAHLDSALSEQPELPTMVCLHHHPVDIGSDWMEKIGLKTREAFWRIIDRHSQVKVVLWGHIHQELQRQRNGVQLLATPSTCIQFTAGASDFSVEPRPPGYRWIELDPSGSVSTEVRRAARFKFELDENSSGY, encoded by the coding sequence ATGACCCAATCTGAACCCAACCGCCCGTTACGGGTGCTGCAGTTGACGGACCCCCACCTGACCGCGCAGTCAGACGGAGCCTTGCTGGGCGTGAACACCCGAGACAGTCTAGCTGCCGTTATTGCTGAAGTGCTCAAGGTTCACGGGCAACCCGACTTGGTCCTGGCCACAGGCGATATCTCTCAAGACGCCTCGGCGGCAGCCTACCGCTATTTCGGCGAGCAGTTGAAAACGTTTGACTGCCCGTCCCTCTGGATTGCCGGCAACCACGACGATACGCCGTTGATGAACTCGATAGCGGCCGAGTTTCAAGCCGATCAGCGCCAAAGGGTGCAGGGCGGCTGGCACTTCGTCATGCTCGATTCTTCCGTTCATGGAAAAGTGTTTGGTGAGCTGTCAGACGAAGAGCTGGCTCATCTCGACAGCGCGCTCTCTGAACAGCCCGAACTACCTACAATGGTTTGCTTGCACCACCACCCAGTGGACATTGGTTCCGACTGGATGGAAAAGATTGGCCTTAAAACTCGCGAGGCCTTTTGGCGGATTATCGATAGGCATTCCCAGGTGAAAGTCGTGCTGTGGGGGCATATTCATCAAGAGCTACAACGGCAACGGAATGGCGTTCAACTGCTCGCCACTCCCTCCACCTGTATCCAGTTTACTGCCGGAGCCAGTGACTTCTCCGTAGAGCCCCGCCCACCGGGCTATCGGTGGATCGAGCTAGATCCTTCCGGGAGCGTTTCTACCGAAGTTCGCAGAGCAGCCCGGTTCAAGTTCGAACTGGACGAAAACAGCTCAGGGTATTGA